The following are encoded in a window of Alosa sapidissima isolate fAloSap1 chromosome 12, fAloSap1.pri, whole genome shotgun sequence genomic DNA:
- the LOC121678151 gene encoding uncharacterized protein LOC121678151 isoform X9 encodes MPVGKSKPCRRRSVIVPYGLKTWLECLAMAVAKECPKCMRRFIAKYCQELMEYRNENPMMDIRDLVLTYQSLRENRRSLKKHYHVDGQYSQFKCFSWCTTLSSCDAHNVQAEIQRTERTDDMGQSVAIETSTASKDLISCHSEDVSKAIGLYMSQPGKENEQGPSATTSEAIPDVVVHNKAPALVPTPNLSRAPSGDLQDGNVVEKELGCQATDRLTYQQSTDISRSPSEELLSEYEQFSEGGFGIATQKISDVSLQEITSSEERMSDESYGSPKLSPMSSSESAVRVASPLQTVEFHHLRDNKHEIDVRASAEQLDLTSSCMLYRSSYDSLSEEEESAESATILERSHSEAVLRTISLEERLNRQEERSKEETYFSGVTDETLLDDGEEDADLVVLYEAPSDECVVSSENSEISADVCGDLSPTQEGASVSVHSSFMVTKGSVVMGTTPSVRCLTLSPVSSDVKKEVCASGNNLSSIPPSAVMELPDVSGDVNIPREEDMTSQHVATEIKRHIPLRPSSESINFASSWDQARLHSSSKPRVKDLSRLSSLTRQSNRTTLNEKEGSASGFTEDHLSTMAHTESSITVLFENSDEDVDDESESLAVAESLAEYHSIPEVVIVHKAPSFEELPETDEEDLHRSESSVGRPDSLSGAQGSQSSVTSPTMSVGAENTDGTPYVVIIHKAPSEKDLPDTPFTPGVENMVGSGSALAEDVARLPLVHDKLPPKAPHQSEEKSSEAETAANPPAKTLYDEVVGDALKTSESLRSPRLGPTSSCILEAAKDSDTTTHVVIIHKASSGEGFPEVSITSNVESVGPQSSLKWVPSANESVTSSGTQSLNERDKSVSSVTTKSPRLTPQRSKGDVSRTTSSDRLSVSASGLNEDIYEVQLSVDTEKDSVGQSVKDSVGTANSAERLRDSSCISGALEISVSNSCVIFSSNDDDIAFENGSSTLHSDHYHSLTKSDTSAECCATLNERFNEMPVDDTLEMRTASLQQSSEGIQFSSISKDAEEADYSPNVVNISREKLPESGVTLGLLEKVPFAASKKTEDDTLDVHNSRIDTVFVGPSEAAEQRVAYVRTPSEDEISTDISVVIRSDSKLSPRHLSGDVSERVSSEHLQVSTSGLWSTPGMSAEDISEPTLSIQEVILDNTSGVVKCSSHIKLDREPSELTTTKESSTVTSSEKSVETSFDGTTEAKMASSQSSSERIQSNCILEAVEVAEIIPHVVIHKAPSGAELTETGSSCSLGHGSLSATDSLDVQKSVSGTSVVAPPESTEERVAYIRTPSQDEISGEVSVVIVRSPRVSPHHSIGDISKRASSEQLQVPNSGLASTPTVLVEDTTELLISHEDVSSEKTLDIAQCSSDSILEREEACEMATTRASPPPPTPSGQHIAEIVKSDERLKSPVLSPRSSWASEKLNEISVDGMLEVTLTSSQPSLECIQPPSMLKSADDSEMSPHMLIIQKEPSIVENPESDMTTGMLEVIPPAASKSSLDDLKHLAYDTLDVEKLGSDTAVVAPTEKEQTTIYKQILSQDEICAEVSVVRIRSPGLSPCHSSGDVSKRASTEQLQVSTSGLVSTPSVSAEDISEPTLSVEETSDVVKCSSHDDLERKPPELRTKEASSTVTENENSAETSFDGTTEAKMASLQSSSERIQSNCILEAVEVAEIIPHVVIIHKAPSGAELTETGSSCSLGHGSLSATDSLDVQKSVSGTSVVAPPESIEERIAYIRTPSQDEISGEVSVVIVRSPRVSPRHSIGDISKRASSEQLQVPTSGLASRVEDTTELLISHEDVSSEKTLDIAQCSSDSILEREEPCETATTRASPPPPTPSGQHIAEMVKSDKRLKSPVLSLISSCASEKSNKISVDGMLEVTLTSSQPSLESIQPPSMLKSADDSEMSPHILIIQKEPSIVENPESDMTTGVLVRIPPAASKIAQDDVKHLAYDTLDVEKSESDTAVVASPEKEQRTVYIRIPSQDEICAEVSVVSIKSPQLSPRHSSGNVSERVSTEHLQVSTSGLVSAPTVPTSAKDVSEDTFKMQANGIGSPITSSTFSEGSFHLDPSQGFSPVRSPSAILLKTKDHLKEAKISCEEMLAQDTTKILSQEKIPSPGLSPMVSEIIGVWCDNLSEEQQDETDESLEGLFLKWPRKACVSAESLDLETETDINEVAIVEEVHQQSSKTDFAENLKNTIPAATTISATALIAPSTRIPSKDSVEVMPTLSREKITFPRLSPKSSYVLQRSSPDGHQSRCLSPLSSSVRGHSPERLESPRSSPVTEFLSSVEWATQTSRSSLPIIDKATQMSRTSLLLISQASQTSRTLLAGAKQESRPSFPSVDQETQISWTLPQGIDKRTQISRTPVTSSDQGSQMSSVNLHNQGTQMIIPQEVSVTETTVDSRKLTCQSSSAGNWDDGKQSAHDISPGGFKEAEETQKDKIWTLYHLGQKNDEGLLSTQVLSEPPFNGEAYIRNFGTGAVLLSERRRERLKPLSAPIRGRLVSASAFKPGQRPSSLGPSEVVIRPPHPPSRSSSTLPDYVLVVDTETVNLDNFFNAPGTNQVQTNPLAWMSSQF; translated from the exons ATGCCGGTGGGAAAGTCCAAGCCATGTCGCCGGCGCAGTGTTATTGTTCCCTACGGACTCAAAACTTGGCTGGAATGTCTCGCCATGGCTGTAGCGAAGGAATGTCCCAAATGCATGAGGCGTTTCATTGCAAAGTACTGTCAAGAGCTCATGGAGTACAGAAATG AAAACCCCATGATGGACATCAGGGATCTTGTCTTAACATACCAGAGTTTAAGAG AGAACAGAAGATCTTTAAAAAAGCATTATCATGTGGATGGACAATATTCCCAATTTAAATGTTTTAGCTGGTGCACAACACTTTCTTCCTGTGATGCCCATAACGTCCAAGCAGAGATCCAAAGAACTGAACGGACAGATGATATGGGGCAGTCTGTGGCCATCGAGACATCTACCGCATCAAAAGATTTGATCAGTTGTCATTCCGAAGATGTCTCTAAAGCTATTGGGCTGTATATGAGTCAGCCTGGCAAAGAGAATGAACAAGGGCCTTCTGCTACCACCTCTGAAGCAATCCCTGATGTTGTGGTCCACAATAAGGCACCCGCGTTGGTACCCACACCAAATCTGAGCCGAGCTCCATCAGGGGACCTTCAGGATGGCAATGTGGTTGAGAAGGAATTAGGTTGCCAAGCTACAGACAGACTAACTTACCAACAAAGCACTGATATATCTAGAAGCCCCTCAGAAGAACTcttgagt GAATATGAACAGTTTTCAGAGGGTGGATTTGGGATTGCTACACAAAAGATTTCCGATGTGTCATTGCAAGAAATAACCAGTAGTGAAGAAAGAATGTCAGATGAGAGTTATGGATCTCCAAAATTATCTCCCATGTCATCCAGTGAATCAG CTGTCCGAGTGGCATCACCTCTACAGACAGTTGAGTTCCATCATCTGAGAGACAACAAACATGAGATTGATGTGAGAGCATCTGCTGAACAACTTGATTTGACTTCAAGCTGCATGCTGTACAGATCCTCATATGACTCACTgtcagaggaggaggaatcgGCTGAATCGGCTACGATTTTAGAAAGGTCTCACAGCGAAGCAGTACTGAGGACGATCAGCCTGGAAGAGAGA CTGAACAGACAAGAAGAAAGATCAAAAGAGGAAACTTATTTTTCAGGAGTAACAGATGAAACTCTACTGGATGATGGTGAAGAGGATGCTGATTTAGTTGTCCTCTATGAAGCGCCCTCAGATGAATGTGTAGTTTCATCTGAGAATTCAGAAA TTTCAGCGGATGTGTGTGGAGACCTGTCGCCAACTCAGGAAGGCGCCTCAGTTTCTGTGCATTCCAGTTTCATGGTCACAAAAGGCAGTGTTGTAATGGGAACTACACCTTCAGTGCGATGTCTCACATTGTCTCCTGTGTCATCAGATGTTAAGA AAGAAGTTTGTGCGAGTGGAAATAACTTATCCAGTATCCCACCTTCAGCAGTTATGGAACTACCTGATGTCTCTGGAGATGTCAATATTCCAAGGGAAGAGGACATGACAAGTCAACATGTTGCCACTGAGATAAAGAGACACATCCCTTTGAGACCTTCTTCAGAGAGCATTAATTTTGCCTCAAGTTGGGACCAGGCCAGACTACATTCTAGTTCTAAGCCAAGAGTGAAAGACCTTTCAAGATTATCATCTCTAACAAGACAATCAAACAGAACTACATTAAATGAGAAAGAGGGTTCAGCAAGTGGTTTCACTGAAGACCATCTGAGCACAATGGCACATACAGAGTCTTCTATCACAGTACTCTTTGAGAATTCAGACGAAGATGTTGATGATGAAAGTGAATCCTTAGCTGTTGCTGAAAGTTTAGCAGAGTATCATTCCATTCCGGAGGTGGTGATTGTCCACAAAGCTCCATCATTTGAGGAACTGCCTGAGACAGATGAGGAGGACCTTCATAGATCAGAGTCCTCTGTGGGGAGGCCTGATTCTCTCAGTGGTGCACAGGGATCCCAATCTAGTGTAACGTCTCCCACAATGTCAG TGGGTGCTGAAAATACAGATGGGACACCATATGTGGTGATCATTCACAAAGCTCCTTCTGAGAAAGACCTTCCTGATACTCCGTTTACACCAGGAGTAGAAAATATGGTTGGATCTGGATCAGCTTTAG CAGAAGATGTCGCTAGATTACCATTGGTTCATGATAAACTACCACCAAAGGCGCCACATCAGTCAGAGGAGAAATCATCTGAAGCAGAAACGGCTGCAAATCCACCAGCAAAGACATTGTATGATGAGGTTGTTGGAGATGCATTGAAAACATCAGAGAGCCTTAGATCTCCTAGATTAGGACCAACGTCATCTTGCATATTAG AAGCTGCTAAAGACTCAGACACTACTACCCATGTGGTAATCATTCATAAAGCTTCCTCTGGCGAGGGTTTTCCTGAAGTTAGCATTACATCTAATGTTGAGAGTGTTGGGCCACAGTCCTCTCTGAAGTGGGTGCCATCAGCAAATGAAAGTGTGACCTCTTCTGGAACACAGAGTTTAAATGAAAGAGATAAAAGTGTCTCATCAGTGACAACCAAATCCCCAAGATTGACTCCGCAGCGTTCAAAGGGAGATGTTTCTAGAACAACATCATCAGATCGCCTCAGTGTTTCAGCCTCTGGCTTGAATGAAGATATCTATGAAGTTCAATTGAGTGTTGACACTGAAAAGGACTCTGTTGGACAAAGTGTAAAGGACTCTGTTGGAACAGCCAATTCAGCGGAGAGACTCAGAGACTCATCTTGCATATCTGGTGCACTCGAAATATCAG TTTCAAACAGTTGTGTTATATTTTCATCTAATGATGATGACATTGCATTTGAAAATGGATCCTCCACCCTACATTCAGATCATTACCACTCACTCACCAAGTCAGACACTAGTGCAGAGTGTTGTGCTACACTAAATG AGAGATTTAATGAAATGCCAGTTGATGATACACTTGAAATGAGAACAGCATCCTTACAACAAAGCTCCGAAGGAATTCAGTTCTCTTCCATATCAAAAGATGCTGAAGAGGCTGACTATTCACCTAATGTGGTAAACATCTCTAGAGAGAAACTTCCTGAATCTGGTGTAACATTGGGACTGTTGGAGAAAGTGCCGTTTGCGGCCTCCAAAAAAACAGAGGATGATACTTTGGATGTtcacaattcaagaattgacACGGTTTTTGTAGGCCCATCTGAAGCAGCAGAGCAAAGAGTTGCTTATGTAAGGACACCTAGTGAAGATGAAATCAGTACAGACATTTCAGTAGTTATCAGATCAGACTCAAAACTATCTCCTCGCCATTTAAGTGGAGATGTCTCTGAGAGAGTTTCCTCCGAGCACCTTCAGGTGTCAACCTCTGGCCTGTGGTCAACTCCTGGTATGTCAGCGGAAGACATTTCTGAACCAACTTTGAGTATTCAGGAAGTGATTTTAGACAACACATCAGGTGTAGTTAAATGTTCAAGCCACATTAAACTGGATAGGGAACCATCTGAATTGACAACAACGAAAGAATCTTCAACTGTTACATCAAGTG AAAAGTCAGTTGAAACTTCATTTGATGGTACAACTGAAGCTAAAATGGCGTCATCACAATCAAGTTCAGAAAGAATTCAGTCCAATTGCATTTTGGAGGCTGTTGAAGTGGCAGAAATTATTCCTCATGTGGTAATTCATAAGGCACCTTCTGGGGCAGAACTTACTGAAACTGGTAGTTCATGCTCATTAGGTCATGGAAGCCTTTCAGCCACCGATAGTTTAGATGTTCAGAAGTCAGTAAGTGGCACTTCTGTTGTAGCACCACCTGAATCAACAGAGGAAAGAGTTGCTTATATAAGGACACCCAGTCAAGATGAAATCAGTGGTGAAGTTTCAGTAGTTATAGTCAGATCCCCAAGAGTGTCTCCTCACCATTCAATTGGAGATATCTCTAAGAGAGCTTCCTCCGAGCAGCTTCAGGTGCCAAACTCTGGCCTGGCATCCACTCCCACAGTGTTAGTAGAAGACACTACTGAACTGCTGATAAGTCATGAGGACGTGTCTTCAGAGAAAACATTAGACATAGCTCAATGTTCAAGTGACAGTATATTAGAGAGGGAGGAGGCATGCGAGATGGCAACAACCAgagcatcaccaccaccacctacacCAAGTGGCCAGCACATCGCTGAGATAGTGAAGTCAGATGAGAGACTCAAATCTCCAGTGTTATCCCCCAGATCGTCATGGGCATCTG agaaattaaatgaaatttcAGTTGATGGTATGCTTGAAGTGACGTTGACATCTTCACAGCCAAGCTTAGAATGTATTCAACCCCCTTCCATGTTGAAAAGTGCCGACGATTCAGAAATGAGTCCTCATATGTTGATCATTCAGAAGGAACCCTCAATAGTGGAAAATCCTGAATCTGATATGACAACAGGGATGTTGGAGGTAATACCACCTGCAGCTTCCAAAAGTTCACTGGATGATTTAAAACATTTAGCCTATGACACTTTGGATGTTGAGAAGTTAGGAAGTGACACTGCTGTCGTAGCACCAACTGAAAAAGAGCAAACAACTATTTATAAACAGATACTTAGTCAAGATGAAATATGTGCTGAAGTTTCAGTAGTAAGAATCAGATCTCCAGGATTGTCTCCTTGCCATTCAAGTGGAGATGTCTCTAAGAGAGCTTCCACAGAGCAGCTTCAGGTGTCAACCTCTGGCCTGGTGTCAACTCCCAGTGTGTCAGCAGAAGACATTTCTGAACCAACTTTGAGTGTTGAGGAAACATCAGATGTAGTTAAATGTTCAAGCCACGATGACCTAGAGAGGAAACCCCCGGAACTGAGAACAAAGGAAGCATCTTCAACTGTTACAGAAAATG AAAATTCAGCTGAAACTTCATTTGATGGTACAACTGAAGCTAAAATGGCATCGTTACAATCAAGTTCAGAAAGAATTCAGTCTAATTGCATCTTGGAGGCTGTTGAAGTGGCAGAAATTATTCCTCATGTGGTAATTATTCACAAGGCACCTTCTGGGGCAGAACTTACTGAAACTGGTAGTTCATGCTCACTAGGTCATGGAAGTCTTTCAGCCACCGATAGTTTAGATGTTCAGAAGTCAGTAAGTGGCACTTCTGTTGTAGCACCACCTGAATCAATAGAGGAAAGAATTGCTTATATAAGGACACCCAGTCAAGATGAAATCAGTGGTGAAGTTTCAGTAGTTATAGTCAGATCCCCAAGAGTGTCTCCTCGCCATTCAATTGGAGATATCTCTAAGAGAGCTTCCTCCGAGCAGCTTCAGGTGCCAACCTCTGGCCTGGCATCAAGAGTAGAAGACACTACTGAACTGCTGATAAGTCATGAGGACGTGTCTTCAGAGAAAACATTAGACATAGCTCAATGTTCAAGTGACAGTATATTAGAGAGGGAGGAGCCATGCGAGACGGCAACAACCAgagcatcaccaccaccacctacacCAAGTGGCCAGCACATCGCTGAGATGGTGAAGTCAGACAAGAGACTCAAATCTCCAGTGTTATCCCTCATTTCATCATGTGCATCTG AGAAATCAAATAAAATTTCAGTTGATGGTATGCTTGAAGTGACGTTGACATCTTCACAGCCAAGCTTAGAAAGTATTCAACCCCCTTCCATGTTGAAAAGCGCTGACGATTCAGAAATGAGTCCTCATATTTTGATTATTCAGAAGGAACCCTCAATAGTGGAAAATCCTGAATCTGATATGACAACAGGGGTGTTGGTGAGAATACCACCTGCAGCTTCCAAAATTGCACAGGATGATGTAAAACATTTAGCCTATGACACTTTGGATGTTGAGAAGTCAGAAAGTGACACTGCTGTCGTGGCATCACCTGAAAAAGAACAAAGAACTGTTTATATACGGATACCTAGTCAAGATGAAATATGTGCTGAAGTTTCAGTAGTAAGTATCAAATCTCCACAATTGTCTCCTCGCCATTCAAGTGGAAATGTCTCTGAGAGAGTTTCCACAGAGCACCTTCAAGTGTCAACCTCTGGCCTGGTGTCAGCTCCCACTGTCCCAACGTCAGCAAAAGACGTTTCAGAGGACACTTTCAAGATGCAAGCAAATGGAATTGGATCTCCCATAACATCATCAACATTCAGTGAAGGATCTTTTCACCTGGATCCATCACAGGGTTTCAGCCCAGTCAGAAGTCCCTCTGCTATCCTTCTAAAAACAAAAGATCATCTGAAAGAAGCTAAAATATCTTGTGAGGAGATGCTGGCACAGGACACAACTAAAATATTGTCTCAAGAAAAGATTCCATCCCCAGGATTATCCCCTATGGTCTCTGAAATTATAGGTGTCTGGTGTG ACAATTTATCTGAAGAGCAGCAGGATGAAACGGATGAATCACTGGAAGGCCTGTTCCTTAAGTGGCCTAGAAAAGCATGTGTGTCAG CAGAGTCATTGGACTTGGAAACTGAAACTGACATAAATGAAGTGGCAATTGTGGAGGAAGTGCATCAGCAGTCTTCCAAAACCGACTTCGCTGAAAATCTAAAAAACACCATACCTGCTGCAACAACAATATCTGCTACAGCCTTGATAGCACCTTCTACTAGAATACCAAGTAAAGACAGTGTAGAGGTGATGCCAACACTATCAAGAGAGAAAATCACATTTCCTAGATTGTCTCCTAAATCATCCTATGTTCTAC AGAGGTCGTCTCCTGATGGACATCAAAGCAGATGTCTATCACCACTGTCAAGCAGCGTAAGAGGCCATTCCCCAGAGAGACTGGAATCTCCTCGGTCATCGCCAGTCACAG AGTTTCTGTCCTCAGTTGAATGGGCAACACAGACTTCCAGATCATCACTCCCTATTATTGATAAAGCCACACAGATGTCTAGAACCTCACTCCTATTAATCAGTCAAGCCTCTCAAACATCAAGAACACTGCTAGCAGGGGCTAAGCAAGAATCAAGACCATCATTTCCATCTGTTGATCAAGAGACTCAGATATCCTGGACATTGCCTCAGGGTATTGATAAGAGAACTCAGATATCAAGAACACCAGTGACATCTTCTGACCAGGGCTCACAAATGTCATCAGTCAATCTGCACAATCAGGGCACACAGATGATTATTCCGCAAGAGGTGTCAGTAACTGAAACGACTGTTGACTCAAGGAAATTGACTTGCCAATCCTCATCAGCTGGTAATTGGG ATGATGGAAAGCAGTCTGCACATGATATCAGTCCTGGAGGTTTTAAGGAGGCTGAAGAAACGCAGAAGGATAAGATATGGACTCTCTACCACTTAGGACAAAAGAACGATGAAGGGTTGTTGTCCACACAAGTACTGTCTGAACCTCCATTTAATGGAGAGGCCTACATCCGAAACTTTGGGACAGGGGCTGTCCTTCTCTCAGAGCGGcgtagagagagactgaaaccaCTTTCAGCCCCTATTAGGGGGAGGCTAGTTTCAGCCAGTGCTTTTAAGCCTGGGCAGAGGCCATCCTCCCTCGGACCTAGTGAAGTGGTCATCCGGCCCCCTCATCCACCAAGCAGGTCCTCCTCAACTCTGCCTGACTATGTGTTGGTGGTGGACACTGAGACTGTTAATCTGGACAATTTCTTTAATGCACCAGGAACAAACCAAGTCCAAACAAATCCCTTGGCTTGGATGTCCAGTCAATTTTGA